A region of the Carya illinoinensis cultivar Pawnee chromosome 16, C.illinoinensisPawnee_v1, whole genome shotgun sequence genome:
cgcgttcgtagccaagcaccccctagtcccgctcccattatcgctttcgataactcaggggacatcactcagtttattccgctcccgagtgaccagaggagctccaccgagataataacccatcccggcttgggctcgtgatacccacgcacccgcaacacactcacgccaaaacacaggcttttctcataaacccacaacacacgtgcatgcaccatgaaatgccatatcaatgcataataaaataatccaacaatcataaatcaaataaacaagcaactccgtcctccatccatccgacccccgaaactcctcggactcagtccggaatcaacaaccaacaacagataaataaattgaatgagcaatatatatttaaatctgaaaatagggtttggaaaatacttacagcgctatacggcaattttagaaaacaagcggcgttgcaagcggcggaaaaacagcaacgtcacagtgaaaattcactgtggccgtgggtccgaaaaacccacttttgaacggggacaaactaggacacgggattgatagggaatggtctagaggtggttgtgaagctataggaagtgacggacggccgtgggtggcggcggaatggccggaaatggccggattacccaaaacggaaactaagctcgtaggagctgttccggtggtcgttggaggccggaaatgggtgggttaggacggcaaggagtcggtgatgaagtggtgaagaaatggtggccggaggtggagcgacggcggcggatcggagcaaaatccgtgcgccctttggaagctttttccggccaaatggccggccggttgggggtgggttttggagggaaggtagaccggaaggagaggaagagaatgggaccggtgggaggccgaacggtggccggacggcggcggtagggcttagggaaggtgacgccggcgtagggagagagagagaagagagagagagcacggggggggtgtccgggtcgagcgggagagaggagagagaaaagaaagagaaaaaagaaaaagaagaaaaaagaaaagaagggaaaagaaaaaaggaaaaagagaaaaagaaaaaagatgtgaaaagaaatgaggtccagtcctcactccgggaaaagaaacaaaccgccaaaaagattaaaaccacaaaaacaactaaaagaaataaaacacaacctcaaataaattaaaataaattaaaaaccgactttaaaaacgcaattaaaataaaataaaatatctgatatattaattaaaataaaaacaattatttcagcgaaaatacacttaaaagcgggtcatcacagaaacCTTTGAcacaaggaaattaagttccTGCATGCATCTACATTAAGTTTGAGCCAATCCATCGTGGGAATATATGATGCTGGCATAGCTGTTGGCTTGAGTTGCTATTCTAGAAAGAAAACAATCTCCGCACCACTTTTGGAGCTCTGACTAGTGTATTTCAGAGATTAGGCTCCAAATTAGTACAAGCTTTTAGTTCTTGGCTTTCCAAACGGTGGGGGTGTACAGAACCGATAAATCATAAAACCAATCGCCACTTAGGGGAACGATCGACCGTGTCAAAACTGACAAGAACTAGTGGAGAATTGGTCAGCATACagtaaaacatagaaaaaatcGATGTTTAGAGGTTCGGTCTGGGTTTAAAGTTGGACTGGACTTCTAAACTAGCCAAtggtataaataattttttttaaaatatacctTCTCCAAATGATACCCGTTCAAGTGGAACGGCATCGTTTTTAACCTATAGTAAACAACACATAACTGAAACGATAGTGTCTCATGCAAAacgtatgaaaaaaaaattatgtaaattgaCGCtacttgatttaaaaaatttactacTAGCTTTTTCTTCCCCacatcactctctctctctctctttgtgaaatactctctctctctctactctttcAGGTGAAGCTTGCTACTAGAGGAACTAAACATTAATTGAGCACCGACATAGAATCGATACGGCCAATTTTCCTCCTCTTTCATGCCAAAAcgtatgaaaaaaaattgtgtgaaacgatgccgtttaatttaaaaaatttaccttAGCTAGCTTCTTTTCCCTAcattagtctctctctctctactctcttaaGCGAAGCTTGTCGCTAGGGGAACTGAATATCGATTGAGCTTGACAAAGAACCAATACGGCCTATTTTCCTCCTCTCCATCCATTGATTACGGTTGGTAGCTCCTCCCTCTTAAACAACGTCGGTCGGCAtcgatttttttcaaaaaccttGCTGAAGGCATTGGTTTTCACCCTAACCAAATAGGCATGCATGATGAGGAACATTCTTTGAATGCAAAAATTGAAGTTTCTGCCCATCCTTCCTCTTGATTTTTGAGTTTGCTAAGAACCCTATTGTGTAAATTCTTTAAAGCAATTGCCCAGCATCTTTTGCAATTAAGAGGGGGGTTTCTGTAATGAAAAAACCTACACAACTTCTTACTATTCACACAACTTCTATACAtcacacttttttaaaattttattacttttttcttttatcaaatatttaatatatgaataataaatagaagaattgaattaatttaagaagaataaactcaaaaaaatttgaaaaaaatattaaaaatttgaaaaaaaaaaaagtggtgtgTGGAGGTTGTGAAGTTGTATAGCATTGCTCTACTGCCATTACTGCATCAAAGTTCTTTATAacaacttctatatatatatacacctaaagaataattttatttaaaggctcatataattttatttggtCAGTTTGGCCAGAGGCTGCCATTGTTGCTTCTCATTCATATATGCCTTTTGCAATTCCGGGCGAAAAACAAGTTCTCTGTCGCTCTGTTATCTCTTTCCTCAGCTcattaggaattttttttttttttttttccttctatttttgTGATTGTAATACTCTTAGAATTGTGAATCTTAATGGACTTGGATTGTGGgtttagttattatatattctcTATTTGGGTATCTTATATTTGCTTTTTACTTGTACATAAAAAGCCCATGTCCATTAGCTTTTGATgtcacaccaaaaatcattatCTTTTCCCCTGTTGAACATAAACGATCTTGGGGAGTCGATGTCTAAATTCTTGTGCTTTGattcttattattcttattattattattttaaattagttacaATCAATACTCTTGTATAAAACAAAATCTCATTTATCATAccaagaaaattaatgatacagTCTTAAAATAGGTACACTTACGCACTATTTTTAAAGAGCAATgctatttaaacattttatacTACATATCATAcacatgatataatttgatttataatattcaaattttaaaatttatcttttaaattaaattatatcacatGAATACTAAGGCCcactactataaaataaaaattttcatataaattttaaattttttttttttttttaaaaaagagtatacGGAGCTTATATATCATAAGACtacaaaaatgattttcttaCCAAAAATTTCATACTTCAAATATCTCTCTTCCACACACATTCATTCTCCACCACTCCTTAGCATTATGTGATAATAAAGTTAAAAGGTCACCTAACACCACTATACGCATAGAATAAATCATTGTTTTACAAGCCTAAATTCCCTtatcaataaatttaataaaatggaAAAGTAGTTTAATTGTGGTTGTTATCTCATCCTCCTCGATCGTTTGggtccaccaccacccacctaTCACTTCCAAACGACAACCTTGCCATTCATATTGTGACAAAACTGGGattaaaaaacagagagaaatcCATTGACTAAACATGTCTCATGTTGGCGCAAGCAAAACGACGTGAAAGTGCTGCCTTTTTAGCAAACTTTGCGTGTGGAGGCTCCTCTCCATTATTGAGGTAGTTCTACAAATTAAAGCCGTGCTCAAATCTTATACCTAGTCCTACCATGGGTGGgaaaaagaactaaaaaataGCTTGCATCTTGTTATTTAGAATAATATTATgtacagttataaaatatacaaatattacataattattttaaaaaaaaattattaaataattaatttttttaatataaattttatatttattaacttttttttttcaaatatattgcaCTGCAGTTGATTACAAGAGTTTTTATTgcattttccataaaaatattGGTTACAAGGGGGCTTTCAACAAACCCCCAAGTGCAACGAGATTTCCAAAAACTTAATCATTTACaaatgagttttgttacgtataagtaAAATCGTGTATTAATCTACGTACCAATacaaattcttttatattcaaaatttaaattagtattatttttaatgaaatttactttttgaccaatcatattatattggtgcacatattaatgTGCAGTTGTgcttacaattagatttttcctttacaAATTCCAATAGATAGGGTATACAATACTCAAGCTCTGGTTGGGAACACAAATGTTCACATATTTTcatactattttactactatttcaCTGCCATTAGTAGACAATTTAAGATTATCTAAACGGAGCATCAGTGTCAGACTCATAAATATACCTCAAAGTTACTGAAAAACAAGTTAGAATTCGTCAAATTTCTGAATGAAATATGCTCAACAAACCATAAGGATTTCTCTCCTATGCCCTATGCACTCCATGCAAAAGGCAGGGAGTGATTCAGCTCTGCTCTCTCCTTTCTACATTTGTCACTCTATAAATCAGTAACAacttgaaaataatgaattctaacaTGTAAGGGGGTATACAAAATCTAGCTCAACTGAAATAGAATATAGAGTAAGGGTGAAAACTACagtctataataataataataaagtgacAATAACTCTAAGGACTTTGGCTTATGCACAAATCCATTCCAAACAGCCTTACTTTAACCACAATACTAAAACGACACTACTTGCACATAATTCATACCTTGCTCAACAAGCTATTTACTTCCCTTCCATGATCTCAATGAGTCTCTCAAAGAACTTGAACAACAACTTTTAAATGCAATTTCACCCTGAAATTGCATTCAACGATTCAACCACCTGACCCATTGTTGGCCTCTCTCTTGCTATCTCACTTGTGCACGAACGAGCAATTTCAAAATAGTTCTTCACATTGGCCTCCGATAGCTCCTCTCTCATGATATTGGCATCCAACATTTCCATTTGCCTATTGTGGGCCACCATTCCTTTTGCCCATTCCACTAGCACAACCTCTTTTCCATCCACGACTGCCGGTAAATTGGGTCGCATACCTGTCGCGATTTCAAGCAATAATACCCCAAAACTATACACGTCGGCCTTCACCGTTGCCACTGTCAGTCCTTCCCTGTACTCCGGCGGCATGTATCCCATCGTGCCCGCCACTTGCGTCGACACGTGGGAATGCTCGTCGACCCTTCTTGCTAGCCCAAAGTCTGCAATATGGGCCTCAAATCTCGAATCCAACAACACATTGCTAGCTTTTATATCCCTATGAATGATGGGCTTCTCCAAACCATGCAAATAGGCGAGCCCATTAGCCACACCCTGGGCAATCTTAACCCTCGTCTCCCAAGATAACGGTAACCGTACGCCGGAGTTTGACCAGATCGCTGCCGAGGTATCGTTTTCTGATGAAGCGTCCTGCAACCATTGATCGAGGCTGCCTTTTTCCATATACTCATAAACTAGGAGTCTCTCGGACCCCGAGACGCAGTACCCGAGAATCTTGACGATATTTTCGTGACGGAGCTTACCCAGGGTCTCCATCTCGGCCTGAAACTCCCGAAACCCTTGAAAAGCGTCCGGGTCGAGCTTCTTGACGGCGACGGTGCCGCCACTAAGCTGCGCCTTATAGACGAGGCCGAAGCTTCCGTCTCCAACGATCAGGTCGGCGGAGAAGTTCTTGGTGGCGATGACGAGATCGGCCATGGAGATTCTGAGGTTAGGGTCGAAGGACGCGCTCTCGTCGACAGTGATGGAGGAAAGCTCGTTGCTACCTCTGGAGAGGGCACGGGTTCGGGCTTGGGCTCGATCGTGAGCTCGGTTGCGATATGTAGGCTTCTCGTTTCGTTTACAGACGATGATCAATAAAGCCACGATTATCGTCACGATGAGGAAACTCGCAGCGGCTGCGATAAGAGCTTGGAGACCACCAACCATGGCGAAACAAGAGGAATTCAAGGAGGAGAAAGGTGAAAGCGAtgggagggagggggagggggaggggtgTTCGAGATATGGATGTGTAAAGGGGGGTGATTATGGGGATGGAATTTGACTGGGAAGGATACTGGAATTTTGGTGAAGGAAAAAGAGGGCCGCCATATGCGGTGGGGTGAGAGGTTTCCAGGAAGATAGATTGGTCAGTCGTCGGTGGTATCTAAAGTCTCTAACTTTTACTCTGAACCAGTCAACGTTCACAGAGAAATACTACGGGGAAGAATTGTGTGGGGGGAGAGAATTCTAGGGGTCAGATGACAGATTGAAGATTCATCAATAACCGTCAATTCAGTATTAAATACTACATCCTAAGTTTTCATCCAAATTACTAACCCATATCTCATATGGCAagcatttatataaaaaatattaaaaaataataattacaatcaTAAAtacgtaaatattatataattattttaaaaatataaataaatataatatttatataaaaaaaattaattttttaataataaactacacatttttttaaaataattaaacgatatttatatactctacgattatatgtaacataacattcttaaaaaatattaggtCTAAAACTAGAtcttaatagaataaaaaattttactcgACAGTCCTaaaacacatgaaaaaaaagatataaaataaaacttatacaAGCAAATGTATAATATAAGACTGTTGAATAAAAGaactctaaaaaaattaatttactaCCGATATATTTTGATACAATAGGttagatttattaaaaatattttataatctaatctaACCTATTAAATCACATCgttttataagttttttcatattatatcatagctaatttttttttttaatcttttatattttaaaaagtgatgAGTATTGAGtatcaataatataaatttttttagaaaatatatattagaatttCTTGAaactttgaaatataatttttttcgaacaattaatttcttaaaaaaacatttaacttatttataataatCTACCGtgataaacatttttcaataaacatttttagatttatttacaACCCATCCAGGACCCACACATGTCATTTAAGGAAAAAGGGAGAAGGGCAATGAttgatttaagaaaaattatattcatatatatttactatttagtaaattatttttatataatataatttaaaagataaattaaattttttttaataatataaatgatttattctatttaaaaaaatgagtgatatatttaaaataaattatataaaagcaatcttataaaaaataataaaaataattttataattagataaatcacatcaaactatattaatttataaaattattttataattagagtattttccatttaaaaataaaataactcgaTTCAATAATTGACGGTTGGGATAGGTCTTAGATTAGCGAAGACAATCTATATACGTGTAATGATTCTAAACGGAAACGCGAGTCAAAATACGTAAAAGGCCATTGAATTAAGAGAAATTACGAAGCAAGATTCCGTGGAAAGGACCCACTGTCCCCACACGGTATTTGGCTACCTACTCCTCAGACAACTATTGCAAGAAAATCCAAGCAACGGGAACGGGAGAATTGCTATATTTTAGTCAAAGGCTATAAGCTTAACTTCACTTCCCTTCACCAAAACGGCGACGTTAGtcgaaatatatatttgaaatcatGTTCCGTTCACATATCCATCATTACACGCAAGATGTGAATTCATATGCATTATTTAAAACGGGATAAGAGTTTATAATATGGTTCGCATATCCGTTTTGACTAACTTCCTTGTAATCTAGGCAAGTTTCCGATGTTAGCCTCCCATAGAAATTCGGATTGTAACTGAATACTTGAATTTgtcaaaatatcaatttaaagaagaagactataattacaaaatgacaagaaaaatcttttttaaaatgtaaaagCCGATTTCCAGTACGCGGTATTGACTCGTATCCACATTATATAACCGTACTCACATTCAAATAGAGGCAAATGCAAAATCTGGATACCTATTCAAGTAAAACTAGGTCGGATATCCACTAGGAAGAATTTGATTTTCTTGATTCCCAACCAAACAATGATAAAAATTCGATCTGAATTTACAACACTAATTAGATGTATATACATGAAGTGATTTTAAATCCAACAATTTTACATGGTaccaataaaattataaaaagcttTTCACTTTATGTGACAAAATGCTAAATTTGAATAGTTGACAAAGTTCAcccttcaaatttaaaaaaagtgataattTACACTATCGTTCAATTCTATGATTAAAATAGATAAGAACAAATATGTGACATTGTAATCTTGATGATCAAATCTTAGCAATGCATATGTATAACAATGATTTtagatttgataattttatatgagACAAATAAAATCACATTGGTAAGACATGATAATTTCATTGCATGAGAATAAACTCTACACCTTTACATTTCctaaaattctatattttacaTTTCAAACTATTGAAATTAACTTATTATACCCTTTGTTAATATTGTGTTTCACACACCTTTTGGCCAAGCTCTAGTGATTCGGGTCTTCGATCTTGGGCTCGTACACATAAAGAAAACACAGAAAATGAGAGTCTTGGTGGAGGCTGAGAAGTCTCCAATTCTTAAGTCAATATTCTTTTAATAGTTTGTATGATAGAGTTTAGAGATTAGAGagagtttttcatatataaggATTGATTTTTATGCTAAGTTTTTGGGGGTCAACTACCCATACCCCATGTCAGGGGGCTATGTCATCTCAACAATTCCTTTAATCAGATTCTTTTAATGCGGCGTGGTTTCTGGGGTGTCGTAATTAATGCGATGTGACTCCTTATCCCTTCTATCCTGTGGGCACACACTGTCAGGCTCTTCATCCTCTACCTGTTAGAAGATCAAGGATTACCTGCATTTCCTGCCCACTTGCATGTACAGTGCTATTTGAGGCTAAGCGTCGTAAGGGAATGCCGAGGTAATGTGTCCCCTCATTCCTTGCATCTTGGAGATTTCCTGCATGATTATGGCCATAAGCCGACCTCTTATAGGCCTAGGACCTCTAATGGGTTGAGGGATCACCTAGTCGGGCCGAGCTCTCCATGTTTAGACTTATCTTTTAGACTAGCCCGAGGGAAAAAATCCCCTCACACCCTCAAAGTACTAAAAATTGACACAAcatgttacatcttcaggttaCTAAAAACTGACATTTTGTAATcttcattaatatttaattttcaagatTGTATCAAGTCATCTAATTTTCAACCGTCTcaataatcaaaattgaatAAACATGCAAAAACAATAGAGCCCTATTCAAGCAAAGTGCACAAAAAC
Encoded here:
- the LOC122299721 gene encoding leucine-rich repeat receptor protein kinase EMS1 codes for the protein MVGGLQALIAAAASFLIVTIIVALLIIVCKRNEKPTYRNRAHDRAQARTRALSRGSNELSSITVDESASFDPNLRISMADLVIATKNFSADLIVGDGSFGLVYKAQLSGGTVAVKKLDPDAFQGFREFQAEMETLGKLRHENIVKILGYCVSGSERLLVYEYMEKGSLDQWLQDASSENDTSAAIWSNSGVRLPLSWETRVKIAQGVANGLAYLHGLEKPIIHRDIKASNVLLDSRFEAHIADFGLARRVDEHSHVSTQVAGTMGYMPPEYREGLTVATVKADVYSFGVLLLEIATGMRPNLPAVVDGKEVVLVEWAKGMVAHNRQMEMLDANIMREELSEANVKNYFEIARSCTSEIARERPTMGQVVESLNAISG